The Pseudofrankia inefficax genome window below encodes:
- a CDS encoding AIM24 family protein — protein sequence MQGQLIDHYGQTPVMDRMSKHGSKIAKVVMWPGFDLFARSGSMIGYEGLIEFDPQPPQVRNIAKSWATGEGVPLMTARGQGLLYLADYGKDVIVLQLTPNEAVSVNGKNILAFDAHLQWGIERVKGVSMLSGMGMFNVMIRNNTPNPGWVAMTSKGTPIMLDTREAPTFVDTDALVGYTEGLHIEKRRTAGIGGMLGRGSGEAFQLGFSGQGFVVVQPSEDARPHFSPRG from the coding sequence GTGCAGGGACAACTGATCGATCACTACGGCCAGACCCCGGTCATGGACCGGATGAGCAAGCACGGGTCCAAGATCGCCAAGGTGGTGATGTGGCCCGGGTTCGACCTGTTCGCCCGGTCCGGCTCGATGATCGGCTACGAGGGCCTCATCGAGTTCGACCCGCAGCCGCCGCAGGTCCGCAACATCGCCAAGAGCTGGGCGACCGGCGAGGGCGTGCCGCTGATGACGGCCAGGGGCCAGGGGCTGCTCTACCTCGCCGACTACGGCAAGGACGTCATCGTCCTGCAGCTCACCCCGAACGAGGCCGTTTCGGTCAACGGCAAGAACATCCTGGCCTTCGACGCCCACCTGCAGTGGGGCATCGAGCGGGTCAAGGGCGTGTCGATGTTGTCCGGCATGGGCATGTTCAACGTGATGATCCGCAACAACACGCCCAACCCCGGCTGGGTCGCGATGACCTCCAAGGGCACCCCGATCATGCTGGACACCCGCGAGGCGCCGACGTTCGTCGACACCGACGCGCTTGTCGGCTACACCGAGGGACTGCACATCGAGAAGCGGCGCACCGCCGGGATCGGCGGCATGCTCGGCCGCGGTTCGGGCGAGGCCTTCCAGCTGGGCTTCTCCGGCCAGGGCTTCGTCGTCGTCCAGCCCAGCGAGGACGCCCGCCCGCACTTCTCGCCACGCGGATGA
- a CDS encoding AIM24 family protein: protein MSYPPPPPGHGYPPPPGQGFPPPPGGFPPPPGGGYPQAPGGYPPPGPGGYPPPPGAPGGFPPGGPGAFPPGMPPPPPGMGPGGGGNASGGIRSSLLDNPEVSSAERFTLQNGKMLKANLGAQGMREFFARAGAMVAYKGGVHFDGQWEGWAGQWSHLFGDGETLHLMKVHGAGSVFLANQAQDVYLVDLDGRDGFTIDGRNVLAFDTSLSWEVVKIQSHVGIAGVGGYQIELTGSGKLAICVTGAPLVMRVTTQNYYFADADAVVGWSSGLQVSMEAAVTSSSAWKPRGNTGEGWQMQFTGDGFVVIQPSELMPPYNALAGRGPGAQLFGMGQSGFAGNRLGGQGNPHGSGQPGHVQGPPGLGGLFGQMGRGFLQ from the coding sequence ATGAGCTACCCGCCGCCTCCGCCAGGCCACGGCTACCCGCCTCCGCCCGGTCAGGGCTTCCCGCCGCCCCCCGGCGGCTTTCCGCCGCCTCCCGGCGGTGGCTACCCGCAGGCCCCTGGCGGCTATCCGCCCCCCGGCCCCGGCGGCTACCCGCCGCCGCCCGGAGCCCCCGGTGGCTTCCCGCCCGGTGGCCCGGGTGCCTTCCCGCCGGGAATGCCGCCCCCGCCCCCTGGCATGGGCCCGGGCGGCGGTGGCAACGCGAGCGGCGGCATCCGCAGCTCGCTGCTCGACAACCCCGAGGTCAGCTCTGCCGAGCGGTTCACCCTGCAGAACGGCAAGATGCTCAAGGCCAACCTCGGCGCCCAGGGCATGCGGGAGTTCTTCGCCCGCGCCGGCGCGATGGTCGCCTACAAGGGCGGCGTCCACTTCGACGGCCAGTGGGAGGGCTGGGCCGGCCAGTGGAGCCACCTGTTCGGCGACGGCGAGACCCTGCACCTGATGAAGGTCCACGGCGCCGGCTCCGTCTTCCTGGCCAACCAGGCGCAGGACGTCTACCTCGTCGACCTCGACGGCCGGGACGGTTTCACGATCGACGGGCGCAACGTCCTCGCCTTCGACACCAGCCTGAGCTGGGAGGTCGTCAAGATCCAGTCCCATGTCGGGATCGCGGGGGTCGGCGGCTACCAGATCGAGCTGACCGGCAGCGGCAAGCTCGCGATCTGCGTGACGGGCGCGCCGCTGGTCATGCGCGTCACCACGCAGAACTACTACTTCGCCGACGCGGACGCGGTCGTCGGCTGGTCGTCCGGCCTGCAGGTCTCGATGGAGGCGGCGGTGACGTCGAGCTCGGCGTGGAAGCCGCGCGGCAACACCGGCGAGGGCTGGCAGATGCAGTTCACCGGCGACGGCTTCGTCGTGATCCAGCCGAGCGAGCTCATGCCGCCGTACAACGCGCTCGCCGGCCGGGGTCCCGGCGCCCAGCTGTTCGGCATGGGCCAGAGCGGCTTCGCCGGCAACCGGCTCGGCGGCCAGGGCAACCCGCACGGGAGCGGACAGCCCGGTCACGTGCAGGGCCCGCCCGGCCTCGGTGGCCTGTTCGGCCAGATGGGCCGCGGCTTCCTGCAGTAG
- a CDS encoding DMT family transporter: MFAALQLALAIVLEIVATTALRQSNGFTRLWPTLLVVVCYPVCFYLLSRALRTISLAVAYAIWSGAGTAVVAAIGVFAFKEQMNTLKAAGLALIILGVIGLQLGGTSR; this comes from the coding sequence ATGTTTGCCGCGCTCCAGCTCGCGCTGGCCATCGTGCTGGAGATCGTGGCGACGACGGCGCTTCGGCAGTCCAACGGGTTCACCCGCCTGTGGCCGACGCTCCTGGTCGTCGTCTGCTACCCGGTGTGCTTCTACCTGCTGTCTCGGGCGCTGCGGACGATCTCGCTGGCCGTCGCCTACGCGATCTGGTCCGGCGCCGGCACGGCGGTCGTCGCGGCGATCGGCGTGTTCGCGTTCAAGGAACAGATGAACACCCTGAAGGCCGCCGGCCTCGCTCTCATCATCCTGGGCGTCATCGGCCTCCAACTCGGCGGCACCAGCCGCTGA
- a CDS encoding response regulator, translating to MTSPPRVVIVDDQALVRSGFRMILAADGIDVVAEAADGGQAVDAVRRTCPDVVLMDIRMPEMDGLEATRRILGGRPIDAAAAPRVIILTTFDLDRYVYAALTAGASGFLLKDVSPEHLVAAVRLVRMGDALLAPAITRRLVERFASRDSGAARLHRDLSALTPRELEVLEFLAQGLSNAELAARFQLSEATVKTHVARILAKLQVRDRAQAVIVAYETGLITPGAGRAGS from the coding sequence ATGACCTCGCCACCGCGGGTGGTCATCGTGGACGACCAGGCGCTGGTCCGCTCCGGCTTCCGCATGATCCTCGCCGCCGACGGGATCGACGTCGTCGCGGAGGCAGCGGACGGCGGGCAGGCCGTCGACGCGGTCCGCCGGACCTGCCCGGACGTCGTGTTGATGGACATCCGGATGCCCGAGATGGACGGCCTGGAGGCCACCCGGCGGATCCTCGGCGGCCGGCCGATCGACGCCGCCGCCGCCCCGCGCGTCATCATCCTCACCACGTTCGACCTCGACCGCTACGTCTACGCGGCGCTGACCGCCGGCGCCAGCGGCTTCCTGCTCAAGGACGTCAGCCCCGAGCACCTGGTCGCGGCGGTCCGCCTGGTCCGGATGGGTGACGCGCTGCTCGCGCCCGCCATCACCCGGCGCCTGGTCGAGCGCTTCGCCTCGCGGGACAGCGGCGCCGCCAGGCTGCACCGGGACCTGTCCGCGCTCACCCCCCGTGAGCTGGAGGTCCTCGAGTTCCTGGCCCAGGGGCTGAGCAACGCCGAGCTCGCCGCGCGGTTCCAGCTGAGCGAGGCGACCGTGAAGACCCACGTCGCCCGCATCCTGGCCAAGCTCCAGGTCCGCGACCGCGCCCAGGCCGTCATCGTCGCCTACGAGACGGGCCTGATCACCCCGGGCGCCGGGCGGGCCGGCTCGTAG
- a CDS encoding sensor histidine kinase, translating into MTREAVTERVRAWATNLPRATRDRPDLSSWALLADLTLAAVLAVGTGLYAWRDRVGEDAAVMVLPHAPTAPDAPFAPFATPVPLPGVKLPVDIVTQMDAGTHWALAVGAALTAAPLLVRRRYPLAAFCSVVVAILVFHLCADSPVAAEALSLTCLIAGYSAARYSPYRTGALTAVVVGALLIAPVTFRGILTIKGVYVPFLVLVPLGLAANAIHTWKQRALGLEAGQEATTRLAVERERSRIARELHDVVTHNVSVMVVQAGAARKVIDVAPDAAREALLAVEAGGRAAMAELRHVMGLLTLATDGMATDGMATDGPDAAGGGDLAPQPGLGQVEALAGRVRDTGVPVRLTLAGQPRPLPPGVDLAAYRVVQEALTNTVKHAAGASVAITIGYTDDAVSVEVTDTGGLATAPADAGSGRGLIGLRERLAVYGGTLRAEKADTGGYQVRAVIPLGPA; encoded by the coding sequence GTGACCCGGGAGGCGGTCACGGAGCGCGTACGCGCCTGGGCCACCAACCTGCCGCGGGCGACCCGCGACCGGCCCGACCTCTCGTCCTGGGCCCTGCTCGCCGACCTGACCCTCGCCGCGGTCCTGGCCGTGGGGACGGGCCTCTACGCATGGCGAGACCGCGTCGGCGAGGACGCGGCCGTGATGGTCCTGCCCCACGCGCCGACGGCGCCCGACGCGCCTTTCGCCCCCTTCGCGACGCCCGTGCCGCTTCCCGGGGTCAAGCTTCCGGTCGACATCGTGACCCAGATGGACGCCGGCACCCACTGGGCGCTGGCGGTCGGTGCCGCGTTGACCGCGGCGCCGCTGCTGGTCCGCCGCCGCTACCCGCTGGCGGCATTCTGCTCCGTGGTCGTGGCGATCCTGGTCTTCCACCTGTGCGCCGACAGCCCGGTCGCCGCCGAGGCGCTGTCGCTGACCTGCCTGATCGCCGGCTACAGCGCCGCGCGCTACAGCCCCTACCGGACGGGCGCCCTCACGGCGGTGGTCGTGGGCGCGCTCCTCATCGCGCCGGTCACGTTCCGGGGGATCCTGACGATCAAGGGCGTCTACGTGCCCTTTCTCGTGCTGGTTCCGCTCGGCCTGGCGGCCAACGCGATCCACACCTGGAAACAGCGGGCGCTGGGACTGGAGGCCGGGCAGGAGGCGACCACCCGGCTCGCGGTCGAGCGGGAGCGCTCCAGGATCGCGCGTGAGCTCCACGACGTGGTCACCCACAATGTCAGCGTGATGGTCGTTCAGGCCGGCGCGGCCCGCAAGGTGATCGACGTGGCGCCCGACGCCGCCAGGGAGGCGCTGCTCGCGGTCGAGGCCGGCGGGCGGGCCGCGATGGCCGAGCTGCGCCACGTGATGGGCCTGCTCACCCTGGCCACCGACGGGATGGCGACCGACGGGATGGCCACCGACGGCCCGGACGCCGCGGGCGGTGGCGACCTCGCCCCTCAGCCGGGCCTCGGCCAGGTCGAGGCGCTGGCGGGCCGCGTCCGCGACACCGGGGTGCCGGTCCGGCTGACCCTGGCCGGGCAGCCGCGGCCGCTGCCGCCCGGTGTCGACCTGGCCGCCTACCGGGTGGTGCAGGAGGCGCTGACCAACACGGTCAAGCACGCCGCGGGGGCCAGCGTCGCGATCACCATCGGCTACACGGACGACGCCGTGAGCGTCGAGGTCACCGACACCGGCGGGCTGGCCACGGCGCCGGCCGACGCCGGCAGCGGGCGCGGCCTGATCGGGCTGCGCGAGCGGCTCGCCGTCTACGGAGGAACGCTGCGGGCCGAGAAGGCCGACACAGGCGGCTACCAGGTGCGCGCCGTGATCCCGCTGGGACCGGCATGA
- a CDS encoding ABC transporter ATP-binding protein, translating to MIEIHEVSKRYDAGPPALVDLSLNVRAGETLAVLGPSGSGKSTLLNIIAGLDRPSAGSVVVDGVRVDSLGEAASARYRRAKIGLVFQFFNLLDDLTVVDNVLLPAQLAGMPRAKARARAGELLDHLGIGRLARAYPGRLSGGERQRVAVARALVNRPALLLADEPTGALDSASGAQVRELLVRLREDGQTILLVTHDVALAEACASRTIELVDGAITRDATAVAR from the coding sequence ATGATCGAGATCCATGAGGTGAGCAAGCGGTACGACGCCGGGCCGCCGGCCCTGGTCGACCTGTCGCTGAATGTGCGGGCCGGGGAGACGCTGGCCGTGCTCGGCCCGTCCGGCAGCGGCAAGTCGACGCTGCTGAACATCATCGCGGGGCTCGACCGCCCCAGCGCCGGCAGCGTCGTCGTCGACGGAGTCCGGGTCGACTCCTTGGGCGAGGCCGCCTCGGCGCGGTACCGGCGAGCCAAGATCGGCCTGGTCTTCCAGTTCTTCAACCTGCTCGACGACCTGACCGTCGTCGACAACGTCCTGCTGCCGGCCCAGCTCGCCGGGATGCCGCGGGCGAAGGCGCGCGCCCGGGCGGGCGAGCTGCTCGACCATCTCGGCATCGGCCGGCTGGCCCGGGCCTATCCCGGCCGGCTCTCCGGTGGAGAGCGGCAGCGGGTCGCGGTCGCCCGGGCGCTGGTGAACCGGCCGGCCCTGCTGCTGGCCGACGAGCCGACCGGCGCGCTGGACAGCGCCTCGGGCGCGCAGGTCAGGGAGCTGCTGGTCCGGCTGCGCGAGGATGGCCAGACGATCCTGCTGGTCACCCACGACGTGGCGCTCGCCGAGGCCTGCGCGAGCCGGACCATCGAGCTGGTGGACGGCGCGATCACCCGGGATGCCACGGCGGTGGCCCGATGA
- a CDS encoding ABC transporter permease codes for MRARRGALGAVVRAGVGRHRVRTIVLTLTVLLAVAASVLATGLLVASNAPFDHAFAGQHGAHLTAQFDGTKVTAARLAATARAPGVTAAAGPFPTTSARPRTTAGSVGIPAGIDLQPLTIVGRADRGGPVDDVTLLQGRWATGSGEIVLASDAGGAPVGLGDTLLFPGRTGSQTLTVVGIARSVSHTADAWVVPAQLPALTATGTTAGFEMLYRFHAAGTDAEVAAGRATIAAAVPAGSMTGTQSYLAVRQRANSNTAAFVPFVAAFGILGLVMSALIIGIVVSGAVGAAIGRIGVLKALGFTPAQVVRAYLGQALIPASVGVVLGALGGNLLAVPVLREQANAYGGIAPSIPLWVDVAVAATALAVVGAAALAPALRAGRLRAVEAISVGRAVRTTRGRLAQRLVGRSRLPRAVALGLAQPFSRPARSSVLVAAIGFGAIGVTFAVGLGLSLNDIQAARNRDSPGAVVVYAAGPARGPGAGKVPQPLSAQTPVQPDSGAVAAAIRAQSGTRRFYGVSQTEVSVSGLTGATTAVAYQGDSSWAAYQMISGRWFSRPGEVVVGTRFLHAAGVKVGDSVTVLDQGHSVSLRIVGEALDLHHDGMTLLTEGDSLAGLGEDLSPTEFHVDLKPGTNLAGYLGVLGPALRASGGDAEANLTDTSSVIATMETLIGTLTLALTVVAALGVLNTVVLDTRERVHDLGVFKALGMTPRQTVGMVIASVSGLGLVAGLVGVPAGIALHHMIVPLMGHSVGTGIPHADVAVFGGPVLVPLALGGLVIAVAGAMLPAVWAARTRAVTALRSE; via the coding sequence ATGAGGGCTCGGCGCGGAGCACTGGGCGCGGTGGTGCGGGCCGGGGTCGGCCGGCACCGGGTGCGGACCATCGTGCTGACCCTGACCGTGCTTCTGGCCGTGGCCGCGTCCGTCCTCGCCACCGGGCTGCTCGTCGCGTCGAACGCGCCGTTCGACCATGCCTTCGCCGGCCAGCACGGCGCGCACCTGACCGCCCAGTTCGACGGGACGAAGGTCACCGCCGCGCGGCTCGCCGCCACCGCGCGGGCGCCGGGGGTGACTGCCGCGGCCGGCCCCTTCCCGACCACGTCGGCCCGGCCGCGCACCACCGCAGGGAGCGTCGGCATTCCCGCGGGAATCGACCTGCAGCCGCTGACCATCGTCGGTCGAGCGGACCGTGGTGGGCCGGTTGACGACGTGACGCTGCTGCAGGGGCGATGGGCCACCGGCAGCGGGGAGATCGTGCTGGCCTCCGACGCGGGAGGTGCTCCGGTGGGGCTCGGCGACACGCTGCTGTTCCCGGGACGGACCGGCAGCCAGACGCTGACGGTCGTCGGCATCGCCCGCTCGGTGAGCCATACCGCCGACGCCTGGGTCGTCCCCGCGCAGCTGCCGGCCCTGACCGCCACCGGCACGACGGCCGGCTTCGAGATGCTCTACCGGTTCCACGCCGCCGGTACTGACGCCGAGGTGGCGGCCGGCCGGGCCACGATCGCGGCCGCGGTGCCCGCCGGGTCGATGACCGGCACCCAGTCCTACCTCGCGGTCAGGCAACGCGCGAACTCCAACACCGCGGCCTTCGTGCCGTTCGTCGCCGCCTTCGGCATCCTCGGGCTCGTGATGTCGGCCCTGATCATCGGCATCGTCGTCAGTGGCGCCGTCGGCGCGGCCATCGGGCGGATCGGCGTCCTGAAGGCGCTTGGCTTCACCCCGGCGCAGGTCGTGCGCGCCTATCTCGGGCAGGCGCTGATCCCCGCGTCGGTGGGCGTCGTGCTCGGCGCCCTCGGCGGGAACCTGCTGGCGGTGCCAGTGCTGCGCGAGCAGGCGAACGCCTACGGCGGCATCGCCCCGTCGATCCCGCTCTGGGTCGACGTCGCCGTGGCGGCGACGGCCCTCGCGGTCGTCGGCGCCGCCGCCCTGGCGCCCGCGCTGCGGGCCGGCCGGCTGCGGGCCGTCGAGGCGATCAGCGTCGGCCGGGCCGTCCGCACCACCCGCGGGCGCCTGGCGCAGCGGCTGGTCGGCCGGTCGCGGCTGCCGCGCGCGGTGGCGCTCGGCCTGGCCCAGCCCTTCTCGCGTCCGGCCCGGTCGTCGGTGCTGGTCGCCGCGATCGGCTTCGGCGCGATCGGCGTGACGTTCGCGGTCGGGCTCGGGCTCTCGCTGAACGACATCCAGGCGGCGCGCAACCGCGACTCACCCGGCGCCGTCGTCGTCTACGCGGCCGGTCCGGCGCGGGGCCCCGGGGCGGGGAAGGTTCCGCAGCCGTTGAGCGCGCAGACCCCGGTCCAGCCCGATTCGGGCGCGGTCGCCGCCGCGATCAGGGCCCAGTCGGGAACTCGCCGCTTCTACGGCGTCAGCCAGACGGAGGTAAGCGTCTCCGGTCTCACCGGGGCGACCACGGCCGTCGCCTATCAGGGCGACTCCTCCTGGGCGGCCTACCAGATGATCTCGGGACGCTGGTTCAGCCGGCCGGGGGAGGTCGTCGTCGGCACCCGGTTCCTCCATGCCGCGGGCGTGAAGGTCGGCGACAGCGTCACGGTTCTCGACCAGGGCCACAGCGTCAGCCTCCGGATCGTCGGCGAGGCCCTCGACCTCCATCACGACGGAATGACCCTGCTGACCGAAGGCGACTCGCTGGCCGGGCTTGGCGAGGACCTTTCGCCCACGGAGTTCCACGTCGACCTCAAGCCCGGTACCAACCTGGCCGGGTATCTCGGCGTCTTGGGCCCCGCGCTCAGGGCCAGCGGTGGCGACGCCGAGGCCAACCTCACCGACACCTCTTCGGTGATCGCGACGATGGAGACGCTGATCGGCACGCTCACCCTGGCCCTCACGGTCGTCGCGGCGCTGGGCGTGCTCAACACCGTCGTCCTCGACACCAGGGAGCGCGTCCACGACCTCGGCGTGTTCAAGGCGTTGGGCATGACGCCCCGCCAGACCGTGGGCATGGTGATCGCGTCTGTCTCGGGCCTTGGGCTGGTCGCGGGCCTGGTCGGCGTGCCCGCGGGAATCGCGCTGCACCACATGATCGTCCCGTTGATGGGCCACTCGGTCGGCACCGGGATTCCGCACGCGGATGTCGCGGTCTTCGGCGGGCCGGTGCTGGTGCCGCTGGCCCTGGGCGGGCTGGTCATCGCGGTGGCCGGCGCCATGCTCCCCGCGGTCTGGGCGGCGCGGACCCGGGCCGTGACAGCGCTGCGCTCCGAGTAG
- a CDS encoding serine/threonine-protein kinase, producing the protein MIVDRGRVTQALPGYVLGEKLGSGAFGLVLAGTHRQLGRPVAIKVMETTSTAASFAAEARVLARLDHPHIVRVYDYVEDHGLSLVVMELLAGGTLTGQRAVLSPEQVCAVALAIAAALEHAHRHKVLHRDIKAENVMFASDGTLKVTDFGVAKLMEGSGTTSSGVAGTPAYMAPEQIEGGQLGPWTDLYALGIVLYRLFTGRLPFDPKLPLLALLSHQLTRQPPPMDGVAAPLVEVVSRLLAKSPTDRPSDAATFALELATAATTVFGVGWAARGPMPLHLDDVIRAATDQLPDRAAVALVGRPQAAAPEALASRPPAITSAGSATLEPPLARLVDPPFATGPQLPSQESWEGSQPPADQPTGARARRRRRRRRERGAWIVGGVVLILVATAAILAPSMSPGTSPRSPEAHKSATVMPDPGPVAGKPRPPSVTTGGSVDATIPPSGSGTIGTSSGATPKAGVSPTAYSISGINGGDDPAQVPGSEADTYWVGNDATCSAWLDDNGSGALAGVLNTSLTQSCVAELFRGDALAYTFSASWGATKTNFIPVGGSTMWICVWHADLQSTTEVCSPHFGMNGRTPVRR; encoded by the coding sequence GTGATCGTCGACCGGGGGCGGGTGACGCAGGCGCTGCCTGGCTATGTGCTGGGCGAGAAGCTTGGGTCCGGGGCATTCGGACTGGTGTTGGCGGGGACGCATCGTCAGCTGGGCCGGCCGGTGGCTATCAAGGTGATGGAGACCACGAGCACCGCGGCGAGTTTCGCGGCCGAGGCTCGGGTGCTGGCCAGGCTGGACCATCCGCATATCGTGCGGGTCTACGACTACGTCGAGGACCACGGCCTCAGCCTGGTCGTGATGGAACTGCTGGCCGGTGGCACCCTGACCGGCCAACGGGCGGTGCTGAGCCCCGAGCAGGTCTGCGCGGTGGCATTGGCGATCGCGGCGGCGCTTGAACATGCGCACCGTCACAAGGTGCTGCACCGCGATATCAAGGCCGAGAACGTCATGTTCGCCAGTGACGGCACGCTCAAGGTCACCGACTTCGGCGTGGCCAAGCTGATGGAGGGCTCGGGGACGACCTCGAGCGGCGTCGCCGGCACGCCGGCCTACATGGCGCCGGAACAGATCGAGGGCGGCCAGCTCGGGCCGTGGACCGACCTGTACGCGCTGGGGATCGTCCTGTACAGGCTGTTCACCGGTCGGCTGCCGTTCGACCCGAAGCTTCCGCTGCTCGCGTTGCTGAGCCACCAGCTGACCAGGCAGCCACCGCCGATGGACGGCGTCGCCGCTCCGCTTGTCGAGGTGGTGTCGCGCCTGCTGGCCAAGTCCCCCACGGACCGCCCCTCGGACGCCGCCACGTTCGCGCTCGAACTGGCGACGGCGGCCACCACGGTGTTCGGCGTCGGATGGGCCGCGCGCGGGCCGATGCCGCTGCATCTCGATGACGTGATCCGGGCCGCCACCGACCAGCTTCCCGACCGTGCGGCCGTCGCCCTGGTCGGGCGGCCGCAAGCCGCTGCCCCGGAGGCTCTCGCATCTCGCCCACCGGCCATCACGAGTGCCGGATCGGCGACGCTGGAGCCACCGCTGGCCAGGCTCGTCGATCCGCCTTTCGCGACAGGGCCCCAACTACCGTCGCAGGAATCCTGGGAGGGCTCCCAGCCGCCCGCGGATCAGCCCACCGGTGCGCGGGCCCGACGGCGGCGACGGCGGAGGCGTGAGCGCGGCGCCTGGATCGTCGGCGGCGTCGTGCTCATCCTGGTGGCCACGGCGGCAATCCTCGCGCCGTCCATGTCCCCCGGAACCTCTCCTCGGTCTCCCGAGGCGCACAAGTCCGCCACCGTGATGCCCGACCCCGGGCCGGTGGCCGGGAAACCGCGGCCGCCGTCGGTGACGACGGGCGGCTCCGTCGACGCGACCATCCCGCCCAGCGGTTCCGGCACGATCGGCACGTCGAGTGGCGCGACGCCGAAAGCCGGCGTCAGCCCGACCGCCTACTCGATCAGTGGAATCAACGGCGGCGACGACCCGGCCCAGGTCCCGGGCTCCGAGGCGGACACCTACTGGGTGGGCAACGACGCGACCTGTTCGGCGTGGCTGGACGACAACGGCTCCGGCGCGCTCGCGGGAGTGCTCAACACCTCGCTCACCCAGTCCTGCGTCGCCGAGCTGTTCCGCGGCGATGCCCTGGCCTACACCTTCTCCGCGTCGTGGGGCGCCACGAAGACAAACTTCATTCCGGTCGGGGGCTCCACCATGTGGATCTGCGTATGGCACGCGGATCTTCAGTCGACCACCGAGGTGTGCTCACCTCACTTCGGCATGAACGGCAGGACTCCGGTCAGGCGATGA
- a CDS encoding 3'-5' exonuclease: protein MGPGSEAVKIGTYHRAKSLDFGHVCVPDRNRFPEPRRVTESTEAYNERTQLERRALYVAITRARDSLWAGIRAEPAPGNTGAGEVGPLA, encoded by the coding sequence GTGGGACCTGGCAGCGAGGCGGTCAAGATCGGCACCTACCACCGGGCCAAGAGCCTCGACTTCGGCCACGTGTGCGTCCCGGACCGCAATCGCTTTCCAGAGCCACGCCGCGTCACCGAGTCCACCGAGGCGTACAACGAGCGCACCCAGCTGGAGCGCCGGGCGCTGTATGTGGCCATCACGCGGGCGCGCGACAGCCTGTGGGCAGGCATTCGAGCGGAGCCCGCGCCCGGCAACACCGGGGCTGGCGAGGTCGGCCCGCTGGCTTGA